CGGGGCGGGCCCCGCCACATCGGCCGTCGCGCTCGAACGGGCATCCTCCGATCGGTTGATGGCGGCCGTACGACCCGTCGGACTTCCCCAGGTCGTAGGACCAGCGGCCGATCGCGGACCGGCCAAAACTCGGTGGGCAGTGTCAGTGGCGATCCGTAGGCTCGCTGCTGATGGTGACTACACGTGCAACCCCCGAGGACAGGTCCGGACGATCCGCCGTACGTACGCTGCTGCGCCTGTGGCCGTACGTGCGGCCGGTGCGCGTGCGGCTGTTCACCGCCGCGGGCGTGGCGGTCCTCGCCTCGTGTCTGTCGCTGGTCATCCCGCTCGTCCTGAAGTGGATGGTGGACGGTCCGGTCGCCGACCGGGATCCGGCCGGGGTGTGGCTCGGGGCGCTGTGTCTGCTGCTGCTCGGGTTCGCGGAGGCGTTGCTGTTCGGGCTGCGTAGGTGGCTGGTGGCGCGGCCGCTGGCGGGCGTCGAGGCGGCGATGCGGGCGGATCTGTACGGGCGGCTCCAGCGGCTGCCGGTGGCGTTCCACGACCGGTGGGCGTCGGGGCAGTTGCTGTCACGCGGCACGACGGATCTGATGCTGGTGCGGATGTTCCTCGCCTTCCCGCTGACGTTCCTGCTGGTCAACAGCGTCACGATCCTCGTCGGCGTGATCATCATGCTGCTCCAGGACTGGACGCTGGGGCTGGTGATCCTGATCCCGGCCGTGCCCGTGATGGTCACCTGCGTGATCTTCGAGAAGCGGTACGCCGAGGTGGCGCGGCGCGCTCAGGACCAGGTCGGCGATCTGACGACGGTCGTCGAGGAGAGCGTGCTCGGGATCCGGATCATCAAGGGCTTCGGGCGGCACCGCAGTCAGGCGCGGGCGTTCCGGGAGCTGTCGGGGACGCTGCGCGGCACGGAGCTGCGCAAGGCCCGGCTGCTGGCGACGATCTGGGGCGTCATCGTGACGCTGCCGGAGGTGGCCATCGGGGCGGCGCTGGTGCTGGGTGCCGTGCAGGTGGCGGACGGGGAGCTGTCGGCGGGCACCCTGGTGGCGTTCCTGTCGACCGCGCTCGCGCTCAGATGGCCGGTGGACTCCATCGGGTTCCTGCTGGCGATGAGCCAGGAGGCGGCGACCGCGACGGAGCGGTACTTCGAGGTCATGGATGAATCGCCGGAAACGGAAGCGCCTCTCAGGGGCGCGGGGCTGCGTCAATATGCGGCTCCGCCGCGGGGCGCGACCAGCCCCGACGAACCCGCAGCCGACAACGACGGCCTCCGGTTCCACAACGTCCGTTTCCGCTATCCCGACGCCCCCGAGGACTCCCCTCCCACTCTCGACCGCATCGACCTGCACATCCGCCCCGGCGAGTCCATGGCCCTGGTCGGCACGACGGGCAGCGGCAAGACCACGCTCACGGCCCTGGTGCCCCGTCTCCACGAGCTGACGTCCGGCCGGATCACCCTCGACGGGCAGGACATCACGGCGATGACCCGCGAGGAGCTGCGCGGACTCGTGGCCGTCGCCTTCGAGGAACCCACCCTCTTCTCGGCCAGCGTGGCCGACAACGTTCTCATGGGGGCCGGAGCGGGCGCGGGCGAGCCCGAGTTGGAGCGGGCGCTCGGCGTCGCGCAGGCCGCGTTCGCGCACGACCTGCCGCACGGGACCGGGACACAGGTCGGCGAGCAGGGCCTCAGCCTCTCCGGCGGCCAGCGGCAGCGCCTCGCGCTCGCGCGGGCGGTCGTCGGCCGGCCCCGGTTCCTCGTCCTCGACGACCCGCTGTCCGCCCTCGACGTGCACACCGAGGCCGCGGTCGAGGCGGCCCTGCGGGACGTGCTCGCGCAGACCACGGCCCTCATCGTCGCCCACCGCCCGTCCACCGTGCTGCTGGCGGACCGCGTCGCCCTGCTCTCCGACGGCCGCATCACGGCCGTGGGCACCCACCAAGAACTGCTTCGCGGCAACGCCGAGTACGCCCACCTGATGGCCGGACACGAGGAGACCGACCGATGACGGCGACCACCGCCACCGCACCGGGCAAGGAACAGCCGGCCGAGGAACCCCCGAAGAACGTCGACCCCTTCGACCACGACGTCCTGCCCACTCCCCCGGGCGCCACCATGGCGCTCCTGCGCTCGCTGCTCACCCCGATGAAGGCCCGCGTCGCCCTCACCACGCTGCTGCTGTTGCTCCAGCAGGCGGCGGTGCAGGCGGGGCCGCTGCTGGTGGCGTACGCCATCGACTCGGCCGTGCCGGCATTCCGGCGCGACGACCTCGGGCCGCTGGTCGCGGTCGGCGCCGGCTATCTGGGGTGCGCGGTCGTCTCCGGCGTGCTGCAGTACGCGTTCATCCTGGCCGCCGCCCGCGTCAACCAGGACGTGCTGCTCGACCTGCGCGGCCGGATCTTCCGGCACGCCCAGGCGCTGAGCGTCGACTTCCACGAGCGCTACACGTCGGGGCGGCTCATCTCCCGCTCCACCACGGACGTGGAGTCCCTGCGCGAGCTCCTGAACGAGGGCCTCCAGGAACTCGTCACCGTCATCCTGTCCTTCGTCTACATCTCGGCGATGCTGCTGTGGCTGGACGTCGGCCTCGGCGTGGTCGCCGTGGCCTCCTTCGTGCCGCTGTACCTGCTGGTACGGCTCTACCGGCGGCGTGCCGCCCGCGTGTACACGCTGCGGTCCACCGCCATCGCGTCCGTGATCGTCAAGTTCGTCGAGACGATGAACGGCATCCGCCCGGTGCGCGCCTTCCGGCGCGAGGCCGCAAACGACGCCGACTTCCACGTCCTCAACACCCGGCACGAGCGCACGAACGGCGACGCGCTGCTGGAGATGGCCCGCTATGTCGTCGGCTCCCGGCTCGTCGCCAACACGGCGGTCGCGGGGATCGTGCTGTGGGGCGCCCACCGCGTCGCGGGCGGCACGCTCGCCCTCGGTGTGCTGGCCGCGGCCGTGCTCTATCTGCGGCGGCTGTACGACCCGATCGACCGGCTCGGCATGTTCCTGAACTCCTACCAGTCGGCGGCCGCGTCCCTGGAGAAGATCGCCGGCCTGCTCGCGCAGACGCCGTCGGTCCCCGAGCCGTCCACGCCCCGGCAGCTCCCCGCACCGCGCTCCGAGCTCCCCGGCCGCGAGGTCGTCTTCGACGACGTCCGGTTCGGCTACCGCACCGGCGGCGAGGTGCTGCCCCGCTTCGACCTCACGCTGCCGGCCGGGCAGACCGTCGCGGTCGTCGGCTCCACCGGCGCCGGCAAGTCGACGCTGGCCAAGCTGCTCGCCCGGTTCTACGACCCGTCCGACGGCCGGGTCCTGCTGGACGGCGTCGACCTGCGCGAGCTGCCCGTGGCCGAACTGCGGCGCGGGGTGGTGATGGTGACGCAGGAGGCGTTCCTGTTCTCCGGCACGGTCGCCGAGAACATCGCCATCGGGCGCCCGGACGCCACCCGCGAGGAGATCGAGCAGGCCGCGAAGGCCATCGGCGCGCACGACTTCATCAGCTCCCTGCCCGACGGCTACGACACCGACGTACGCAAGCGCGGCGGCCGTATCTCCGCCGGTCAGCGGCAGCTCGTGGCGTTCGCGCGGGCGCTGCTCGCGGATCCGGCCGTGCTGATCCTCGACGAGGCGACCAGCTCCCTCGACATCCCCGGCGAGCGGGCGGTGCAGCGCGCGATGACGACGGTCCTGCACGGACGTACGGCCGTCGTCATCGCCCACCGCCTGTCCACGGTCGAGATCGCCGACCGCGTGCTGGTCATGGAGCACGGGCGGATCGTGGAGGACGGCTCACCGGACGAACTCATCGCCGGGACGGGCAGGTTCGCGGATCTGCACCGGGCGTGGCGGGACAGCCTGGCGTAGCGGAGCGGCAAGCGGGACGACGAACGGGGCACGGGGACGATGATCGACGCGTACGAGGAGCCGGGCGAGCCCGACTGCCGCGGCGGATGGCGGTATCTGTGGTGGCTGGTCATGCGCCAGAAGACGCGGTCCGTCGTCGGGGCGCTGATCTCCAGTGTGTGGATGGTGCTGCTGGCGGCGACGCCGTACCTGATGTCCCGTGCCGTCGACGACGGGCTGACGACCGGTGACCAGGCCGCGTTGGCGGGGTGGACGGGCGCGCTGTTCGCGGTGGGCATGTTCAACGCCTGGCTGAGCATCATGCGGCACCGCACGATGACGCGGGTGCGGATGGATGCCAACTTCCGCACGGTCAAGGTGCTGATGGGGCAGGCGGTGCGACTGGGCGCCACACTGCCGCGCCGGATCGGGGCCGGGGAGGTCGTCACGATCGGCGTGGGCGACGTTCAGACCATCAGCCAGTCCCTGACGGTCGTCGGCCCCGGGGTCGGGGCGGTCGTCGCCTATCTGGTGATCGCCGGACTGCTGGTGTCGGTGTCGGTGCCGATCGCCGTGGTGGTGCTGCTCGGTATGCCGCTGGTCGGCGTGCTCGTCGGGCCGCTGCTGGGGCGGCTGCAGACGACGGAGACGCGGTACAGGGAGCGGCAGGGCGTGCTGACCGCACGGATCGCCGACCTCGCGGGCGGCCTGCGCGTCCTCAACGGCCTCGGCGGCAAGGGCCTGGTCGCCGACGCCTTCCGCCACGACTCGCAGCGGCTGCGGGCGCAGGGGTACCGGGTCGGGGCGGTGACCAGTTGGGTGCAGGCACTCGGGGTGGGGCTGCCGACCCTGTTCCTGGCCGTGGTGACCTGGCTGGCGGCGCGCCTCGCCGCCCAGGGGGACATCACCGTGGGCGAGTTGGTGTCGGTGTACGGCTATGTCGCGGTGCTGGTGGGGCCGGTGGCGTTCTTCATCGAGTGCGGCTATCAGGTCAGCCGTGGCGTGGTGGCGGCACGGCGGGTCGTACGGTTCCTGCGGCTGGAGCCGATGGCGGACACCGGCACGCGGGACGCGCCGGCCGAACCGGCGGTGCTGCACGACCCCGAGTCCGGCGTGCGGGTGCTGCCGGGCCGCCTGACCGCGCTGGCCGGGGCGCTGCCCGCCGACACCGTGGCCGTCGTCGACCGCCTCGGCAGGTATGTGCCGTCGGCGGCGACCTGGGGCGGGGTGGCGCTCGACGAGATCGCCCTGCCGCAGGTGCGGGAGCGGGTCCTGGTGGCCGACCACGAGTCGGACCTGTTCGCCGGTCCGCTGTGCGAGCTGGTCGGCGGCGCGGGGGAGCCGGACGACGCTGCCGTGGAGCGGGCGGTGCGCGCCGCGGTCGCCGACGACATCGTGCGAGGCCTGCCGGACGGCCTGGACACCCCGATCGACGCCCAGGGCCGCAACCTCTCCGGCGGCCAGCGCCAGCGCGTCCGCCTGGTCCGCGCGTTGCTGGCCGGCCCGGAGGTCCTCCTGGCGATCGAACCGACGTCGGCCCTGGACGCCCACACGGAGGCACGGGTCGCCGAGCGCCTGCACGCCGGGCGCGCCGGCCGCACGACCGTCGTCACGACCACGTCCCCCCTCGTCCTGGACCGCGCGGACACCGTGCACTACCTGGTCGACG
The DNA window shown above is from Streptomyces chartreusis and carries:
- a CDS encoding ABC transporter ATP-binding protein; its protein translation is MVTTRATPEDRSGRSAVRTLLRLWPYVRPVRVRLFTAAGVAVLASCLSLVIPLVLKWMVDGPVADRDPAGVWLGALCLLLLGFAEALLFGLRRWLVARPLAGVEAAMRADLYGRLQRLPVAFHDRWASGQLLSRGTTDLMLVRMFLAFPLTFLLVNSVTILVGVIIMLLQDWTLGLVILIPAVPVMVTCVIFEKRYAEVARRAQDQVGDLTTVVEESVLGIRIIKGFGRHRSQARAFRELSGTLRGTELRKARLLATIWGVIVTLPEVAIGAALVLGAVQVADGELSAGTLVAFLSTALALRWPVDSIGFLLAMSQEAATATERYFEVMDESPETEAPLRGAGLRQYAAPPRGATSPDEPAADNDGLRFHNVRFRYPDAPEDSPPTLDRIDLHIRPGESMALVGTTGSGKTTLTALVPRLHELTSGRITLDGQDITAMTREELRGLVAVAFEEPTLFSASVADNVLMGAGAGAGEPELERALGVAQAAFAHDLPHGTGTQVGEQGLSLSGGQRQRLALARAVVGRPRFLVLDDPLSALDVHTEAAVEAALRDVLAQTTALIVAHRPSTVLLADRVALLSDGRITAVGTHQELLRGNAEYAHLMAGHEETDR
- a CDS encoding ABC transporter ATP-binding protein, producing MTATTATAPGKEQPAEEPPKNVDPFDHDVLPTPPGATMALLRSLLTPMKARVALTTLLLLLQQAAVQAGPLLVAYAIDSAVPAFRRDDLGPLVAVGAGYLGCAVVSGVLQYAFILAAARVNQDVLLDLRGRIFRHAQALSVDFHERYTSGRLISRSTTDVESLRELLNEGLQELVTVILSFVYISAMLLWLDVGLGVVAVASFVPLYLLVRLYRRRAARVYTLRSTAIASVIVKFVETMNGIRPVRAFRREAANDADFHVLNTRHERTNGDALLEMARYVVGSRLVANTAVAGIVLWGAHRVAGGTLALGVLAAAVLYLRRLYDPIDRLGMFLNSYQSAAASLEKIAGLLAQTPSVPEPSTPRQLPAPRSELPGREVVFDDVRFGYRTGGEVLPRFDLTLPAGQTVAVVGSTGAGKSTLAKLLARFYDPSDGRVLLDGVDLRELPVAELRRGVVMVTQEAFLFSGTVAENIAIGRPDATREEIEQAAKAIGAHDFISSLPDGYDTDVRKRGGRISAGQRQLVAFARALLADPAVLILDEATSSLDIPGERAVQRAMTTVLHGRTAVVIAHRLSTVEIADRVLVMEHGRIVEDGSPDELIAGTGRFADLHRAWRDSLA
- a CDS encoding ABC transporter transmembrane domain-containing protein — its product is MIDAYEEPGEPDCRGGWRYLWWLVMRQKTRSVVGALISSVWMVLLAATPYLMSRAVDDGLTTGDQAALAGWTGALFAVGMFNAWLSIMRHRTMTRVRMDANFRTVKVLMGQAVRLGATLPRRIGAGEVVTIGVGDVQTISQSLTVVGPGVGAVVAYLVIAGLLVSVSVPIAVVVLLGMPLVGVLVGPLLGRLQTTETRYRERQGVLTARIADLAGGLRVLNGLGGKGLVADAFRHDSQRLRAQGYRVGAVTSWVQALGVGLPTLFLAVVTWLAARLAAQGDITVGELVSVYGYVAVLVGPVAFFIECGYQVSRGVVAARRVVRFLRLEPMADTGTRDAPAEPAVLHDPESGVRVLPGRLTALAGALPADTVAVVDRLGRYVPSAATWGGVALDEIALPQVRERVLVADHESDLFAGPLCELVGGAGEPDDAAVERAVRAAVADDIVRGLPDGLDTPIDAQGRNLSGGQRQRVRLVRALLAGPEVLLAIEPTSALDAHTEARVAERLHAGRAGRTTVVTTTSPLVLDRADTVHYLVDGKVAATGTHTELLDGEPGYRALVARDEDAEEVMK